One segment of Candidatus Bipolaricaulota bacterium DNA contains the following:
- a CDS encoding aldehyde ferredoxin oxidoreductase family protein, whose product MRAAFGRYLDVDLSAGRIQEYAVPARWYDLHLGGKGIGARILLAELTGKEDPLSPENILVFATGPFQGTGLMGAGRHAVLALSPKTRSVADSYVGGYFGHELGRSGYDGIIVRGRADTPVYISLIDGKAEIHRADDLWGKGVGETDRTLRNRHPGGRVAAIGIAGENLVQMACIMHDVTRSAGRPGLGAVMGSKNLKAIIVHGTEDKPLHDRARFQSERTAYVRAMFDKAARDFGEYGTVGGLTWLSEHGILPTKNFQEGTFDRAEEIGGERLHDTILVDRETCAGCPIRCKRVVAAEFAGRKVDPLFGGPEYETTAAFGSLCMNDDLRVIAFANQLCNDYGLDTISAGVAIAFLMEASEKGLIEARIPWGDGEKIIELVEKIARREGIGDRIADGLEGFASELGADFAMTIKGVEVPMHEPRGKQALGLSYATSPRGATHMEGIHDTMLEIDSPTPELGIDRAYDRFTLLDKPVIGKIYEDLRSFVNSLVLCAFTVHETGDRYNFPQVRSLLAAATGIELTPQGMLEVGERNYALMRLHAARAGYTTDRDGLPRRFHAPLPRGASAGRPVDPDELKKAIADYYKARGYDRYGPTDATLRRLGLDDLIGVIER is encoded by the coding sequence ATGCGGGCAGCGTTTGGAAGATATCTCGACGTCGACCTCAGTGCGGGAAGGATTCAGGAGTACGCGGTCCCGGCCCGGTGGTACGATCTCCACCTCGGGGGGAAGGGGATCGGAGCGCGGATTCTGCTTGCGGAGCTGACCGGGAAGGAGGATCCCCTCTCGCCGGAGAACATCCTCGTCTTCGCCACCGGTCCGTTTCAAGGGACCGGACTGATGGGGGCAGGGCGGCACGCGGTCCTCGCGCTATCCCCGAAGACCCGATCGGTCGCCGATTCCTACGTCGGCGGCTACTTCGGCCACGAGCTCGGCCGGAGCGGGTACGATGGGATCATCGTGCGGGGAAGGGCCGATACGCCGGTCTACATCTCCCTGATCGACGGGAAGGCCGAGATCCACCGTGCGGATGACCTGTGGGGAAAAGGGGTGGGGGAGACGGACCGGACCCTCCGCAATCGCCACCCCGGAGGCCGGGTCGCCGCGATCGGGATCGCCGGTGAGAACCTCGTGCAAATGGCGTGCATCATGCACGATGTAACCCGTTCCGCTGGCCGTCCCGGGCTCGGCGCGGTGATGGGATCGAAGAACCTGAAGGCGATCATCGTCCACGGGACGGAGGATAAACCGCTCCACGACCGGGCTAGGTTCCAGTCGGAGCGTACCGCCTACGTCCGCGCGATGTTCGACAAGGCGGCACGGGACTTCGGAGAGTACGGGACAGTTGGCGGACTCACCTGGCTCTCCGAGCACGGGATCCTCCCGACGAAGAACTTCCAGGAGGGGACGTTCGACCGGGCAGAGGAGATCGGGGGAGAACGCCTCCATGACACGATCCTCGTCGACCGCGAGACGTGCGCCGGGTGTCCGATCCGGTGCAAGCGGGTCGTGGCAGCGGAGTTCGCCGGGAGGAAGGTCGATCCCCTGTTCGGCGGGCCGGAGTACGAGACGACGGCCGCGTTCGGCTCCCTGTGCATGAACGACGACCTGCGCGTCATCGCTTTCGCCAATCAGCTGTGCAACGACTATGGGCTGGATACAATCTCGGCCGGAGTGGCGATCGCGTTCCTGATGGAGGCCTCGGAGAAGGGGTTGATCGAGGCCCGGATCCCGTGGGGGGACGGGGAGAAGATCATCGAGCTCGTGGAGAAGATCGCCCGACGCGAGGGGATCGGTGATCGGATCGCCGACGGCCTCGAAGGCTTCGCTTCCGAGCTCGGGGCCGATTTCGCGATGACGATAAAAGGGGTCGAGGTCCCGATGCACGAGCCGCGGGGGAAGCAGGCCCTCGGCCTGTCTTACGCTACGAGCCCGCGCGGGGCGACGCACATGGAGGGGATCCACGACACGATGCTCGAGATCGATTCCCCTACCCCGGAGCTCGGGATCGACCGGGCCTACGACCGGTTCACCCTCCTCGACAAGCCTGTGATCGGAAAGATCTACGAGGACCTGCGCTCGTTCGTGAACTCGCTCGTCCTGTGCGCGTTCACTGTCCATGAGACCGGTGATCGTTATAATTTTCCCCAGGTCAGATCCCTGCTCGCTGCGGCGACCGGGATCGAGCTGACACCGCAGGGGATGCTCGAAGTCGGGGAGCGGAACTACGCCCTGATGCGCCTGCACGCTGCCCGGGCCGGGTACACGACCGACCGGGACGGGCTGCCGCGGCGGTTCCACGCGCCGCTTCCCCGCGGGGCGAGCGCCGGTCGGCCGGTCGATCCGGACGAGTTGAAGAAGGCGATCGCCGACTACTACAAAGCCCGCGGCTACGACCGCTACGGCCCGACCGACGCGACACTGCGCCGGCTCGGTCTTGACGATCTCATCGGGGTGATCGAGCGGTGA
- a CDS encoding long-chain-fatty-acid--CoA ligase: MQMRTLSSVLSETAARFPDRHAIRYQGETITYRELDARVDRLARGLIELGVEKGDKVGLWMPNIPEWVIAYFAIARIGAVVVPMNTRYKPHEVSYILGNSEATALFMVDSFVGIDYLKMIDEVRKDLPGLKNVIVHGRTGEGMHEFAAVEDLGEKLLGDGVLEAREQACDPLENVFILYTSGTTGNPKGAMLSHHNIAKNAEQVTEVLHTTEKDVFLLAVPFFHCFGCVMGITGAVTWGASIVPMPVFKAKEALELVEQEKVTILYGVPTMFVLELEEYRKGKEDGSSYDVSSLRTGIMAGAPCPVEVMRGTMEELGCNVSIAYGLTEASPVITMTRFDDSLERRVETVGRPLPGIEVRIVDDDHNPLPPGEMGELACRGYNVMMGYYKMPEVTAEAIDSEGWLYSGDLATMDEEGYVRIVGRKKDMLITGGFNVYPAEIEEYLFTHPKVQNVSVVGVPDDVMGEVAIAYIIPREGVSIDPQEIVDYCAGKIANFKVPRYVEIVDEFPMTQSGKIQKFRLREMAREALEAGKLTKLKPSKG; this comes from the coding sequence GTGCAGATGAGAACGCTATCCTCCGTCCTGTCCGAAACCGCAGCGAGGTTCCCCGACCGTCATGCGATCCGCTATCAGGGCGAGACGATAACCTACCGCGAGCTCGACGCCCGGGTCGACCGGCTCGCCCGCGGCCTGATCGAGCTCGGAGTGGAGAAGGGGGACAAGGTCGGACTGTGGATGCCGAACATTCCCGAGTGGGTGATCGCCTACTTCGCGATCGCGCGGATCGGGGCGGTAGTCGTCCCGATGAACACCCGCTACAAGCCCCACGAGGTAAGCTACATCCTGGGAAACTCCGAGGCGACCGCCCTGTTCATGGTCGACTCGTTCGTCGGGATCGATTACCTCAAGATGATCGATGAGGTGCGAAAGGATCTTCCTGGCCTGAAGAACGTGATCGTCCACGGGAGGACCGGTGAGGGAATGCACGAATTCGCCGCGGTCGAGGACCTGGGGGAAAAGCTCCTTGGGGACGGGGTGCTCGAGGCGCGGGAGCAGGCGTGCGATCCGTTGGAGAACGTGTTCATCCTCTACACCTCGGGCACGACCGGAAACCCGAAGGGGGCGATGCTCTCCCACCACAACATCGCGAAGAACGCCGAGCAGGTGACCGAGGTCCTGCACACGACCGAGAAGGACGTCTTCCTCCTCGCCGTCCCGTTCTTCCACTGCTTCGGCTGCGTCATGGGAATCACCGGCGCTGTCACCTGGGGGGCGAGCATCGTCCCGATGCCGGTGTTCAAAGCGAAGGAGGCGCTCGAGCTGGTCGAACAGGAGAAGGTTACGATCCTCTACGGGGTCCCGACGATGTTCGTCCTCGAGCTCGAGGAGTACCGGAAGGGGAAGGAGGACGGCTCATCCTACGACGTATCGTCGCTTCGCACCGGGATCATGGCCGGAGCGCCGTGCCCGGTTGAGGTGATGCGCGGGACGATGGAGGAGCTCGGGTGCAACGTCTCGATCGCCTACGGCCTGACCGAGGCCTCGCCCGTCATCACCATGACCCGGTTCGACGACTCGCTCGAACGGCGGGTGGAGACGGTCGGGCGGCCGCTTCCCGGGATCGAGGTCCGGATCGTCGACGACGATCACAACCCGCTTCCGCCCGGGGAGATGGGCGAGCTCGCCTGCCGCGGGTACAACGTGATGATGGGCTACTACAAGATGCCGGAGGTGACCGCCGAGGCGATAGACTCCGAGGGGTGGCTCTACTCCGGCGACCTTGCTACGATGGACGAGGAGGGGTACGTCAGGATCGTCGGGCGGAAGAAGGACATGCTGATCACCGGCGGGTTCAACGTCTATCCGGCCGAGATCGAGGAGTACCTGTTCACCCATCCCAAGGTGCAGAACGTCTCTGTCGTCGGGGTGCCGGACGATGTAATGGGCGAGGTGGCGATCGCCTACATCATCCCGCGGGAGGGGGTCTCGATCGACCCGCAGGAGATCGTCGACTACTGCGCTGGCAAGATCGCGAACTTCAAGGTCCCCCGCTACGTCGAGATCGTCGACGAGTTCCCGATGACCCAATCCGGCAAGATCCAAAAGTTCCGCCTCCGCGAGATGGCGAGGGAGGCACTGGAAGCAGGGAAGCTCACCAAACTCAAGCCGAGCAAGGGCTAA
- the mobB gene encoding molybdopterin-guanine dinucleotide biosynthesis protein B has protein sequence MRAVSIIGHKNTGKTRLIEELIPILQARGYRVGTVKHAPHTLIQEDPNADSARHREAGAERTLLIGEDGAALFFDPAGDIAETIERAFAGVDLVLIEGMKHGPFPKLEVFRPSRALRTEPLAGEIEVIGVITAAHVALPDGVEVLSPRDPEGIADFIEERIL, from the coding sequence GTGAGAGCGGTCTCGATCATCGGGCACAAGAATACGGGAAAGACGCGCCTGATCGAGGAGCTGATCCCGATCCTCCAGGCCCGCGGCTACCGGGTGGGGACGGTGAAGCACGCCCCCCACACCCTGATCCAGGAAGACCCGAACGCCGACTCGGCCCGCCACCGGGAGGCGGGAGCGGAGAGGACCCTCCTGATCGGGGAGGACGGAGCAGCGCTGTTCTTCGATCCGGCCGGAGATATCGCGGAGACGATCGAGCGGGCGTTCGCCGGGGTCGACCTCGTGTTGATCGAGGGGATGAAGCACGGACCGTTCCCCAAGCTCGAGGTCTTCCGTCCATCCCGCGCGCTGCGCACCGAGCCCCTCGCCGGGGAGATCGAGGTCATCGGAGTGATCACCGCTGCGCACGTCGCCCTCCCCGATGGGGTGGAGGTCCTATCCCCCCGCGATCCGGAGGGAATCGCCGACTTCATCGAGGAGCGGATCCTCTAG